Genomic window (Candidatus Desulfarcum epimagneticum):
GTCCTGGGCCTGTTTGCCCGTGATAATGAGATCATAATCCCCGGCCTCAAAGACCCTGGCGATGACCCGGGCGAAGGTGAAGGAGTCGGCGCGTTCCAGGGCCGGGTCCTCGATATGAATTCCCTTCTCCATTCCCATGGCGTAACACCGGCGGATGACCTCGGCGTTGTCCCCGCCGCCCACGCTCACCAGGGTGGTTTGGGCGCCGTTGTTTTCTTTAAGCCGGATGGACTCCTCCACCGCGCTTTCGTCCCAGGCGTTGGTCACATACTGAAGCCCGTCCTCCACCAGCGCCCCGTCCTTGACGCGCATGTTCAGCTCCACATCCACCACTTTTTTGACTGTCGTGAGAATTTTCAAAACATCCTCCTGTCTGATCGCGTTTGTTTTGTTTATGAAAGGCGGCGCCTTTGGACAAACCGGCCGGCCGCGCCTTTTATTTGATGGTCACACGCTCCCGCCCGCACACAATGACAAGCCCGGAGCGTTTCGGGGAAAAGGCCAGGGTCATGCCCAGATCCCGCCCCAGATCGGCGGCCAGCGCCGTGGGCCTGGATTTGCTGACGATCAGGGGAATCCTGGCCCGGGCCGCCTTCTGGACCATCTCATAGCTGATCCGGGAAGACAGGGCGAGCGCCCGCGCCCGGTCCAGTTTTCGGCCCATGAGCGCTTTTCCCACGGCCTTGTCCAGGGCGTTGTGCCGGCCCGCGTCCTCGGCGAAGGACAGCATGTCCAGACGCCGGTCAAAGAGCGCCGCGGCGTGGGAGCCCCGGGTCCGGGGGTACCAGGTCTGGCTGGCGTAAAGTTTTTCGACACAGTCAAACAGCCGGGCGCTGTCCGTCTTAAAGCCGGTTTCGGCGGGGGCCAGCTCCTGCTTTAAGTCTTCCAGCATCTCTTTGCCGCAGATTCCGCAGCTGGTCTGGCTGACAAAGCCCCTTCTTTTAAGAACCCGGGCGATTTTTTCCCGCCGCAGGGGTTTGACGCGGACCTCAACCACGTTGGGGTCCAGGTCCGGGCAATGCCCCACTGATGCGAAATCATCCGGGGAGTCCGCGATCCCCTCGGCCAGGCAGAAGCCCGCCGCGTGAAACAACTCTTCCCCGGGGGTTCTCATCACCACCGAGTAGGGCTCGCCCTCCACGCGGATCAAGAGGGGCTCTTCGTTGATCAGCTCCAGGGAATCTTCCCGGGCCCCCTCCCCGCCGCATCTTAAAACCGGGTAAAATTCCGTTTGACGACCGGATTTCAATGGGCGCCGTCTCCATCAAAGCGGCCCCGCGCGGGGATTTTTACCGCCCGCGTCATGGTCCGTTCTCCCCGGCGGCGCCGGCAGAGGACGGGGGAAACGCAATGGCTTCGGTCAAAGCGAAAACCGCCTGGAGATAGGATGTGGGGCACAGCGGAAAACATTCTTTGCAGTCCCGGCACTCCACAGAGGCGACTTCCGGGATAAAGCTGATTTCTTTCCCGGCTCCCCGGCCGATAAATCCCACCGCGTTTTTTTGCTTGATTTCCGCGCAGTATCGGACGCATAAGCCGCAATGAACGCAAAATGAGGCCTCTTTTTCAAAACGGTCCGGGGCCGCGTGATATTCTTCGGCCATTTCCCGCAATTCCGGAGAGTCCGGGGCGTGGGCCAGCAAAAGCTCCAGAATGGTTTTGCGAATCCGGTCGATCCTGGCGGACCGGGTTTTCACCGACAAATTTTCCTCCACCGTGTAAACGCAGGACACCACGAGTCTGGAGCGGTCGCCCGTCCCCGCTTCCACGATGCAGAGCCGGCAGCCGCCAAACGGTTCCAGTTTTTCGTGATGGCAGAGTGTGGGAATGTGTATTCCCGCGTTTTTCGCCGCCTCCAGAATGGTCATCCCTTCCTTTGCCGCGACTTTTTTTCCGTCAATGTCTAAAAGGATTTCACTCATTTTTCCCGCTCTTTTTTTTTATGGCTCTTTTCTCTTCAGGCACAGGGGGAGGCGGCGGCTCGCCGGAAATTTTCCCCACGGCGCCGAAGCGGGAGGGGCAAACTTCAAAGCAGGCGCCGCATTGGACGCATTTTTCCTGGTCGATGATATGGATTTTTCTTTTTCCCCCGTCAATGGCGTCCGCCGGGCATTTTTTCAGGCACATCATGCAGGCCGCGCATTTTTCCGGATCGATGTGATACGCGATGAGCGCCTTGCAGGACAGGGCCGGGCATCGTTTGTCTTGAATGTGCGCCTCGTACTCATCCCTGAAATGGCGCAGGGCGCTCAGGAAGGGGTTGGGCGCGCTGCCCCCCAAAGCGCACAGGGACGCCTCCTTGGCGGTTTCGGACAGCTCTTCCAGAAGCTCGATGTCGCCTTGTTTTCCCTTTCCCTCGGTGATGCGGGTGAGTATCCGGAGCATCTGCCTCAAGCCCTCGCGGCACGGGACGCATTTCCCGCAGGATTCATCGGTGAGAAATTCGATGAAATAACGGGCCACATCCACCATGCAGGTGTCTTCGTCCATGATGATCATTCCGCCTGATCCCATCATGGAGCCGGCCTGGGCGAGTTCGTCAAACCCCACCGGCAGATCCAGCAGATCTTCGGGAATGCATCCTCCGGAGGGTCCCCCGGTCTGCGCCGCTTTGAATTTTTTTCCCCCGGGAATGCCCCCGCCTATCTTGAAGATAATGTCTCGCAAGGTCATGCCCATGGGGACTTCCACCAGGCCGGTGTTGGTGATTTTTCCCACCAGGGAGAAAATTTTGGTTCCTTTGCTTCCCTCCGTCCCGAACTGGGTGAACCAGTCCGCCCCTTTACTGATGATCAAAGGCACGTTGGCCCAGGTCTCCACATTGTTCAGCACGCTGGGTTTTTCCCAAAGGCCCTTGATGTTGGAGCGGATATACTTGGGCCTTGGCTCTCCCGCCCGGCCTTCCAGGGCCGTCATCAGGGCGGTGGACTCCCCGCAGACAAAGGCGCCGGCGCCCTGGTGGACGAGCGCCTTGAAATCAAATCCCGACCCCAGGATATTTTCGCCCAGCAGACCATACGCCTCGGCCTGGCGAATGGCCAGGTTGATATTCTCCACCGCCAGGGGGTATTCCTGGCGCACATAAATATACCCCTCCCGCGCGCCGATGGCGTAGGCGCCGATGATCAGCCCTTCCAGGATGGAGTGGGGATTTCCCTCCAGAAGGCTTCGGTCCATATAGGCCCCGGGGTCGCCCTCGTCCGCGTTGACGATGACATATTTGATGTCGGCGGGGGCGTTTCGGGTTCCCTCCCATTTTCTCCCCGCCGGGAAGCCGCCGCCGCCCCTGCCCCGCAGGTTGGACTTTTTAATTTCCTCCAAAACGCTTTCAGGGCTCATTTCGGAAAAAACTTTGGCCAGGGCGCCGTAGCCGCCGATGGCCAGGTAGTCGTCGAGGCTTTTGGGATCAATGGCCCCGTTGGATCCGAAAACCAGGCGCGTCTGGCCTTTGTAGAAGGGGATTTCGGATTCATGAACGATTTTTTCGCCGGATTCCGGGTCGGTGTACAAAAGCCGGTCTATGATTTTCTTTTGCTTGACGGTCTCGGAGATAATCTCGGGGATATCGCCGGGCTTGACCTGGAAATAACATATTTCCCCGGGATGGATCACGACAATGGGGCCCCTTTCGCAAAAGCCGTGGCAGCCCGTTCTCCTGACATCCGCGTCCACGCCCTGCTTTTGAATCTCCTCTTTGAGGCTTTCGGCCACTTCGTCGCTTCCGGTGGCATGGCAGGCCGATCCGGAGCAAAGCGAGATGACGGTCCTGTTCGGGTCTCTTTTGGACACAAGGCCCTTTCTGAATTGATCCAGCTCCGCTGGTGAATTTATCCGCATCACATCACCTTACTCATAATTTTTCAGCACGTCCGCCGTTTGGCCCGGCGCCACCTTGCCGTGGGTTTTTCCGTTGATTTCCACCACCGGCCCCAGGGCGCAGCAGCCCAGGCAGTTAACCGTGTCCAGGCTGAACTTTAAATCCGGGTCGGTTTCGCCGGGTTTGATCCCGATCTGGTCCTGAATCGCGTCCAGCGCCCGCCCCGCGCCCCGGACATGGCAGGCGGTGCCCATGCAGATGTGAATCTCATGGCGGCCCTTGGGAACCAGGCTGAAGGCTTTGTAAAAGGTGGCGATATGCTGGACCCGTGTCAAAGGGACGTCCAGTTTTTCCCCCACCCTTTCAAGGGCCTCTTTGGGAAGCCAGCGGTTTTCGCTTTGAATGTCCAGCAGTATCTGAATCAGCGAGCTGGGCAGGCTTTCATGCCTGTCAATAATTTCATCGATTTTTTCCATATCCATAGACATCATCCTGTGCTTTGCGTTTCTTTCATTCCGCGCCCCGGGCCAGGGCGTAGCGCCTGGCGTCCACATCGTATCGGACCCATCCATGCCTGGATGAGGCGTTCATGCGGCTGGACACCTCGGAGGGGCTGATGCCCAGGCCCTTTGAGATTTCCCCGGCGGAAAGGGGCGATTCTTTTAAAAGCCGCGTTATCTGGCCGATGGCCAGTTTGTCGGCGATCAGCTCATCAAAGAGCCGGAGCCACTCTTCGCTGTTCAGGAAGGACTCATAGGCCTCTTGTGATTTGACCGATGGTTTCAGCCTCCGGTTTTCCGCCAGTTTCATGTAGGGGACCAGCTGCCTGGCGGCCTCGATTTTGGGCCGCCATCGCTTTTCGTCCTCCTCCCCGCCCGTTCCGATGGGCCCCATCTCCTTGACCTGGTTTGTGAAATCGTCAATGAGCCGGGTCAGAAGAATGCCGTCTCCGCCGGACATGAATTCGATGCGGAGACGCTCCGGGGACAGGCCGACGCGCGTCATGATTTCCCGGCACAGGCGCGCGGCGCTCAGCGCGTCGTAATTGCCATGGGTGACATAGTTGCACTCATCCAGCCGGCATCCGCCGATAAACACGCCGTCCTGGCCGTTGGAAAAGGCCCTGAGAATAAACTCCAGGTCCACCCTTCCGGAGCACATCACACGAATGAGCCTGATTTTATTTGTATATTGAAGTCTGGAAACTCCAGCCATGTCCGCGGCGCCGTACGCTCACCAGTGACAGACAAATCCCAGAACTTTCGGTTTAAACTCCGCGTCCGCGCTCATTGATTCCATCCTCCTTTTTCAGCGGCCCGCCGGGTCTTCAATGGCCGCGTCGATTTGACTCAAAAGCTCCTGATCGGTAAAATGCTTCAGCACAATGGCGCTGGTCGGGCATTTGGCGTTGCAAAGGCCGTCTCCTTTGCACAAAATGGGGTTCACCCGGGCCTTTTTGCCCTTTGGGGTGTCCGCAAAGTCGATGGCCCCGTAGGAGCAGACATCCACGCAGGCCCCGCACGACACGCAGTCGTTTTCCCTGACCTCGCAGACCGCGCCCGAGGCGGTGACGGTGTCGCCGGACAAAAGGGTCAAAACCCGGCCGGCGGCGCCGTAGGCCTGGCTGACGGCCTCGGACAGGTGTTTG
Coding sequences:
- the fdhD gene encoding Sulfur carrier protein FdhD, coding for MKSGRQTEFYPVLRCGGEGAREDSLELINEEPLLIRVEGEPYSVVMRTPGEELFHAAGFCLAEGIADSPDDFASVGHCPDLDPNVVEVRVKPLRREKIARVLKRRGFVSQTSCGICGKEMLEDLKQELAPAETGFKTDSARLFDCVEKLYASQTWYPRTRGSHAAALFDRRLDMLSFAEDAGRHNALDKAVGKALMGRKLDRARALALSSRISYEMVQKAARARIPLIVSKSRPTALAADLGRDLGMTLAFSPKRSGLVIVCGRERVTIK
- the hndA gene encoding NADP-reducing hydrogenase subunit HndA; the encoded protein is MDMEKIDEIIDRHESLPSSLIQILLDIQSENRWLPKEALERVGEKLDVPLTRVQHIATFYKAFSLVPKGRHEIHICMGTACHVRGAGRALDAIQDQIGIKPGETDPDLKFSLDTVNCLGCCALGPVVEINGKTHGKVAPGQTADVLKNYE
- a CDS encoding Methyl-viologen-reducing hydrogenase subunit delta — protein: MCSGRVDLEFILRAFSNGQDGVFIGGCRLDECNYVTHGNYDALSAARLCREIMTRVGLSPERLRIEFMSGGDGILLTRLIDDFTNQVKEMGPIGTGGEEDEKRWRPKIEAARQLVPYMKLAENRRLKPSVKSQEAYESFLNSEEWLRLFDELIADKLAIGQITRLLKESPLSAGEISKGLGISPSEVSSRMNASSRHGWVRYDVDARRYALARGAE
- a CDS encoding (2Fe-2S)-binding protein; the encoded protein is MSEILLDIDGKKVAAKEGMTILEAAKNAGIHIPTLCHHEKLEPFGGCRLCIVEAGTGDRSRLVVSCVYTVEENLSVKTRSARIDRIRKTILELLLAHAPDSPELREMAEEYHAAPDRFEKEASFCVHCGLCVRYCAEIKQKNAVGFIGRGAGKEISFIPEVASVECRDCKECFPLCPTSYLQAVFALTEAIAFPPSSAGAAGENGP
- a CDS encoding NADH dehydrogenase, producing MRINSPAELDQFRKGLVSKRDPNRTVISLCSGSACHATGSDEVAESLKEEIQKQGVDADVRRTGCHGFCERGPIVVIHPGEICYFQVKPGDIPEIISETVKQKKIIDRLLYTDPESGEKIVHESEIPFYKGQTRLVFGSNGAIDPKSLDDYLAIGGYGALAKVFSEMSPESVLEEIKKSNLRGRGGGGFPAGRKWEGTRNAPADIKYVIVNADEGDPGAYMDRSLLEGNPHSILEGLIIGAYAIGAREGYIYVRQEYPLAVENINLAIRQAEAYGLLGENILGSGFDFKALVHQGAGAFVCGESTALMTALEGRAGEPRPKYIRSNIKGLWEKPSVLNNVETWANVPLIISKGADWFTQFGTEGSKGTKIFSLVGKITNTGLVEVPMGMTLRDIIFKIGGGIPGGKKFKAAQTGGPSGGCIPEDLLDLPVGFDELAQAGSMMGSGGMIIMDEDTCMVDVARYFIEFLTDESCGKCVPCREGLRQMLRILTRITEGKGKQGDIELLEELSETAKEASLCALGGSAPNPFLSALRHFRDEYEAHIQDKRCPALSCKALIAYHIDPEKCAACMMCLKKCPADAIDGGKRKIHIIDQEKCVQCGACFEVCPSRFGAVGKISGEPPPPPVPEEKRAIKKKSGKNE